AGAATTTACAGGACAGCCATTTATTACTGCGCCAAATAAATTTGAAGCTTTAGCTGCACATGATGCTATTGTAGAAAGTCATGGGGCTTTAAAACAATTAGCAGTGTCTTTAAATAAGATTGCTAATGATATCCGTATGATGGCTTCAGGACCACGTTCTGGAATTGGAGAAATTATAATTCCAGCTAACGAACCAGGAAGTTCTATCATGCCAGGAAAAGTTAACCCGACACAATGTGAAGCTTTAACTATGGTTTGTGCTCAAGTTATGGGTAATGATGTTGCTGTTACTGTTGGTGGAACACAAGGACACTATGAGCTAAATGTTTTTAAACCAATGATGGCTGCAAATATTTTACAATCGGCTCAACTTATCGGTGATGCTTGTGTTAGTTTTGATATTAACTGTGCTGCTGGTATAGAGCCAAATTATGATGTTATTAAAGAGCTTTTAAACAACTCTTTAATGCTAGTTACTGCTTTAAATACTAAAATAGGATACTATAAAGCTGCCGAAATTGCAAATACTGCTCATAAAAATGGTACAACTTTAAAAGTTGAAGCCGTTAATTTAGGCTATGTTACAGCAGAAGATTATGACGAATGGGTAAAACCAGAAAACATGGTAGGTGCATTAAAATAATCCATCAAAACATATAAAATCAAAAAACCGATAAGCAAGCTTATCGGTTTTTTTTCGTTTAGTTAGTTATTAATTATAATAGGGATGGTTAAATAACCTTTGCAAGGTTATAACTATTTTATTTTATAAACATTAACATATGTTAATAAATACTATAATTTAGATCGAATGCGACTTAGTTGTACCGGAGTAATGCTCAAATACTTCGCAATTTGATATTGTGGTATCAAATTATCTATATTCGGAATCATTTTTCTAAGGTTTAAATAACGTGCCTTTCCTCCCATCGTTAATAATTCGATATGCTTTTTATCCTTTTCACATATTAGGGTTTCTAAAAATTTGGCATAAAACCCAAGAATTTCAATATTAGATTCACACAATGCCTTAAACTCAAAATACTCTAAAACAAAAATATCACAATCTGTTAAGGATTCATAAATACTATTAGAGGGTGACTGGTTAAGCAAGGCATCAAAAGAAGCCAAGATTATAATAGGTAAAAAAAGTGATTTAGTCACCTCTTTTCCATTCTCCAATCTAACGTAAGAGCGCATGACGCCTTTATTTAACATATAAATTTTACTTGGCACATCACCGGAATCAACAAGAACATCACCTGCTTTTAGCTGTTTACAACTAGAAGCACTTAACATCTGATCAAAAGAGTCCTTAGACATGGGGTAAAATGAAGTTATATAATTATATATTTCAATATAATATTTTTCTCCCTTCTCAAACATATATTTTATTTACACACATGCTAAATTATACTATTTATTGGTTGACCAAAGAAGTTTTCGACGTATGGCAAGTAATAACTTAAAATAAGTAATACGACAACTAGTATTCAGTACTGTGCATTTTGTCTATATTTGACTATAAATTAGAGCTTTTTTTTATGTCAATACTTATTACAAATATTCAGGAATTACTACAGGTCAGAGAAGAAAATACTTTGAAATTATCTGGACATCAGATGAAAGAATTACCTACTATCAAAGATGCTTATCTATTAATTGATAATGACACTATTGTTGATTTTGGTTCCATGATAGATATAAGTAACATAAAAGCAGATAAAATAATTGATGCTACAGGTAAATTAGTATTACCAACTTGGTGCGACTCACATACACATATTGTTTATGCAGGAGATCGTTCTCAAGAGTTTGTGGATCGTATTAATGGTTTAAGTTATGAAGACATTGCAAATCGTGGCGGAGGTATTATCAATAGTGCCAAAACACTTCAAAACACTTCTGAAGACGAGCTATACAACCAATCCATTTCTCGCTTAAAATCAGTAATGAAACTAGGGACTGGAGCAATCGAAATTAAATCAGGTTACGGACTAACACCGGATGCTGAACTTAAAATGCTTCGCGTTATTAAACGTATTAAAAAAGATTTTCCATTAAAAGTTAAAGCTACTTTTTTAGGAGCCCACGCATTACCTTTAGAATATAAAGATAATAAGCAAGGTTACTTAGATCAGATTATTAATGTTATGCTACCACAAATAGCTAAAGAAAACTTAGCACATTATATTGACATTTTTTGCGAAAAAGGTTACTTTGATCTCAACGATACAGAGCAAATTCTTAAAGCAGGTCAACAGTATAATTTAACACCTAAAATACATGTTAATCAATTTAATGCCTTTGGAGGTATTGCTTTAGGTGTAAAATACAATGCTTTAAGTGTAGACCATTTAGAAGAACTAAATTCTGAAGATATTGAGGTTTTAAAAGGTAGTGATACAATTGCTGTGGCTCTTCCCTCCTGTTCTTATTTTTTAAGCATCCCTTATACGCCCGGAAGACAAATTATTGATGCTGGATTACCTTTAGCTCTAGCCTCCGATTATAACCCTGGCTCAACACCATCTGGAAATATGAATTTTGTGGTGAGTACCGCCTGTATTAAAATGAGACTAACACCAGAAGAAGCTATAAATGCCGCGACTATAAATGGCGCCTATGCAATGGGGATTTCTAATCAATATGGAAGTGTTACTAAAGGTAAAAAAGCAAACCTCATTATTACAAAACCAATTTCTAGTTACAATTATTTACCATACGCTTTTGGTGACAATCATATTGATACTGTAATTATAAATGGGGAAGTTATTTAGCAGGAGTCACTTTCTAATTAATATAGCACTTCACAATTAAGACGTTTCTCACCTGTTTTAAACTGCATTCATCAACTACCTTGTGTTAGAAATTCTGACAGATCTGACTACGCCATAATTCTAATAAACAAAAGAATCGTATACCAAAATAGGTTTTTAAAAGTGAATTGCTGTAAAAATAAGCAGGGTGCTTTTCTGTATTATCTAAGCTACTTCAAAAGAAATGAGTTAGAGTCTAATGAAAGCCAATCAACTTTAAAACAGTACAATTTAGGCTTTATTTAAGTATGCTATGACCTATACATATGCTTTTAAAAAGTTATGGGCGTCATTACATAATAATCCCCCCTTAAAATAAGCGCATAAAAAAAACCTGAAAGTGTTTAGCTTTCAGGTTTTACTGGAATAATTAATTAATATCAGCCAAGCTCCTATTTGAGGGTAAATTCAGAGCTCGATACTAATTCGTTTGCACTAAAGACATTAACTTGGTAACGTCCTTTTTCGAAATCACTACCTGTGTTGTTTGTAACAAATTCACAAATATCTAAATTTCCATTTTCGTAATTAAACTTACTAATTATACTGTAGTTAAGTGTTTGTTCTTCAAATGTAACTTGCCCATTAACACCTAAAATTTTTCTACTAGGATCTATAACTTGTATGTAAAACTCTTTATTTCCTTCTTGTACTAATCTGTTTTTTGCGACTGTAAAACATACTCTAATTTTATCGCTACGTCCTGCGCGTTCTGTTGGTATTAATTTACCATTATTACGCTCTATAACTCCAAAACCTTTTAGATTTGCTGTGGTTAATACTGCTGCATTCTCTACAACTCTTGCCAATGCCGTATTTTGTATTAAAAGCGAATCATTAAAAACTCTGCTTTCTTCAAATCTTACATTAGTACTATCTAAAGTAGTCGCTAAATGCATGTTTTCAACCTTTAATCTATCATTTTCTGTTAATAACGCATCCATTTCTCTTTTTAGAGAATTGTATTTATTATAATAACGACGTAAATTCTTAACATTTGTTTCAGAAACTTGTACAGAATCGATTAAGCCTTTAATACGTTCTCTCGCTTCTACTAAATTTTGATTTGTTACTTGATTTTCGCTTAAAGCAACATCATATTTGGATGCCATTACATTTAAGTCTTTTAACACATCATTTTTTTGTTGTGTTAACTCTAGTTCATTTTGTTTTTTGTCTTTATATAAAGACGAAGTGTAAATACCCGTACCAATAAATAATGCTAAAGCGATACCTAACGCTACTTTTAACCCTGTACTTGCGGTGTTATTTGCCATAGTAATTTGTTTTTAAATTGTTAAACGTTAATTCTTGTTTCTTATTAAAACCTTAAATAATAAAAACGTAATTTTAATTTTTCAAAACTACATAAAAAGTAAATGGATAAATTAATTTTATTAAATAATTCGATCGCAAATAAAATACTTAATATACGTTCTGGCGAAACTAAATTTGGTGAACATGCCCAATTTTTAACCAGTGTTTCCAATATATACGACACACTTAAAGCTTTGGACGTTTCTTATGTTATATTTGGTATCCCTGAAGACGTCGGTGTTTTTGCAAACCACGGAAAACCAGGAACTTCATCTACTTGGGATGCTACAATTAAAATTTTATTAAATACCCAAAGTAATGCATTTAACCTCTCGGAAAAAGTTTTAATACTTGGTCATCTAGATTTTAGCACAGAACAGGAAGAACTGTCTAAACTAAAACAAGACCATCCAAAACATATTACTAAAGCAAGAAAATTAGTAACCGAAATAGATAAGCACGTCGTAGACCTAATATCAACTATTGTAAGTGCTGGTAAAATCCCCATTGCTATTGGTGGCGGACACAATAATGCTTACGGAATGATTAAAGGTACTAGTTTGGCTTTAAAACAGCCTGTAAATAGTATTAATTTTGATGCGCATACAGATTTTAGAGCTTTAGAAGGCAGACATAGCGGTAATGGGTTTAGTTATGCTTACGCCGAAGGTTTTTTAAAACGTTACTTTGTTTTTGGATTACACGAAAATTATACGTCGTCAGATATTCTTAGCCAATTTAATGAGAATAAACATTTAGATTACAATACGTATGAAGCAATTGCTGTAAGACATGAAAAGAAATTTCAGGGCGAACTACATCGCGCTGAGGCACATGTTAATAAATCTAAATTTGGTATAGAAATAGATTGTGACGCCATATTAAATACACCTAGTAGCGCCCAAACACCTAGTGGCTTTTCAGTTGAAAAAACAAGACAATTTTTACATCACTTCGCTGCGCTTGACAATGTAAATTATTTGCATATTTGCGAAGCTGTTGCCAAAAAGAAGAATGCAACGCAAACAGGCAAACTTATAACTTATTTAATCACTGATTTTATACGCTCTAATTCTAAAACAAATGACTAAACTTCAAGTTGAATATATAAGATTAGGACTTTCATTTATAGTATTTACTTTTATAATAACACTTCTTTTTGTTCTTATTAATCAAGTTGAAATACAATGGTTTATTAGCTTCTCAGAAGTATTAATATTACCCGCATTAATTTTAAGCATTTCGATACCTATATGGATGATTGTTGATTTAATAAGAAAAAAAGTAGCTGACAAATCAATATTTAATTTGACTTTTTTTATAAACGTAATCTCTATTCTGTTGTTACTTTTTGCAATTAAAATTTTTAATTAAATGTCTACAAAACTAGAAATAATACCTTTTGATAATATTTACTCTAATGATTTTTATGTTTTAAACAGAGAATGGTTAGAGACCTACTTTTATATCGAGCCCTTTGACGAGGCTGTTTTAAGCAACCCAAAAGATCATATCATTGATAAGGGTGGTTTTATCTTTTTTGCCAAACTAGATACTCAAATTGTAGGAACTTATGCGTTTATGCCTTTAAAAGACCAATCTGGATTTGAGTTGACAAAAATGGCTGTTTCTCCTAATTTGAGAGGTCAAAAAATAGGTCAACAATTACTAACGCATTGTCTAAATTTTGCTAAAATAAATCACTTTTCACGGTTATTACTTTATTCTAACACTACTTTAGAAAATGCAATCTATTTATATAAAAAAATAGGCTTTAAAGAAATTCCTCTTGAAAAAGAGTCACCTTACAAACGATCAGATATTAAGATGGAATTTGATTTAAATGCATAAAAAAAGGCGCTAAATATAAATTTAGCGCCTTTTTTTATAAATATTATATTTTGATAAACATTAGAGTTTTATCTCGCGTTTCAAAATTCTGATGACTTAATTATTATTTTCTAACGAATCTATTTTACTCTTTAACTTTGCAATATCATCTGCTTTACGCTTGTTTACAATAGAGTCATATTTACGTTGTAATGCCTCTAGAGCGTCTTTGTCATTTTTCAAATTACCATGATTAGACGACGTTGTATCTATTGCCATATACTGCTCATTTAAATCTTTCATTATGGCCTCAGCAGCCTTCTCATCATCCATAAAATACTCGGCGATACCTTCACTTGCTCTCCAAGCTTCATTTAACTGATCATAAATTGATTTTTCCCATTGACTTGGATGCTTAGCATCGATCCAAACAACATCTCTATATTCGCTATCAATTAGAGCTAAATCTGGAGTTGCAGAGCCATCAAATTGAGACCCTTCCGCTTTTATAGAAGAAATTGTCCCTAAAAAAAACATACGCTTACGACCAGCAATATTTTTAATGTATGGTCTAAATTCTACCGGCTTATTAACAGACCAATCATATTCTTTTCTAGATTCGATAACCTTTAAAGGCATAGCAGATACTCCTGCATACCCTTGCTTTTTTGAAGCATGATCATAATAATACAATTTATTACTACCATCAGCAGGTACAAAGACACTAAATGTTAAACTGGTACGCTCATCTCCTACTGGTTCTAAACCAAACCAATGATATAATCCATTATAAGCATCTGACTTCGAATCTGAAAAATCAAAATCGGTTACAAATGGTTGTTGATTTTGGTCATCTGGAAGGTTAGGTATTTTAACCGCTGTTTTCATATTCCAAGGTAATGGATCACTAAATCCACCTAAAAACTTTAAAGATTCTGCTTGTAAGCGCGATACTTTTTCGGACAAGGTATTTTGACCGATTAAATAGGGATAATTTTTCATCTCCTCTGGAGAAATATAAGTTCCTTTTCCTATAGTAACACGCTCTACATAATCATTAAAGTCATGTACACCATTATCAATAACCATTACACCTCCAAAGGTTGGGTAAGGAAAGAAAAAACCTTTCCATTTAATTAAACTCACCACTTCTACCCATTGTCCGGAATCATTTTTCATGTAAAATGTATCGCTAGGCTCATAATTAAATAGCATCCATGGATTAAAACGTTGCACTACTGCATTGTAAGTATTTCTACTAAACTTTAAAGATTCACCTATAGAAAACGTTACTGGAATTCTGTTTTCATTAGAAAAACGAGGAAATGGCGTTGTACTAGATACAGCAAATACTTCTTCCGTATTATCACTTATCCCCTGCCAAACATACTTTTCTGTTGGTTGAATAGCCATGGTCCATTTATTATCTTCACCAATTCTAACTAAATGTGGTAATGAGACATCTTTAGTTTCTCCAACACTTTCATTAGCCATAGAAAAAATGTTACGTAACGGTTGGATACGTTCATTTTGTGTTAGGGGTAATTCATTAATTTCAACCTTATTTAAATTATTAAAAACATTGTACGTCCTCATATAGTCGTAAAGTTGATATTGCCATCCAGCAATATATAATACCCCGAAAAAAACTAGAAGCCCTCCTAAAATACCGAGACGTTTCCCTGTAGATGCAGATTTACGAAAACTACGCAGTCCAAAAAATAATAGTATGCCGCTTAATAATATTATAAAAATATATTTTCTAAGAAATAGTAATAATGGTTGATAATCATCTCTTAAAAAAAACAATAATGCCACTACAATTAATCCTAAAATGATAACAACTGCTTTTTGCTTTCCGCCTTTACTCCAGTAATTTTTAATCATGTTTTATATTTTTGGCTATAGCCCTTTTACTTTTAAAACAACCTTCTTAATAGTATTCCTTTTTGACTTTTCTCTTGTAATCAAATTACATCAAGCCTTTATCCTTCAAACGTTCTCTTGCGCTTTTTTCTGGTGCTTTAAAGTCTTCCTTAATTTCTTTTTTAGCCTCTTGGACAACTTTAGCATCGTTATGAGTTAAGTCTTCCAAAAATTCTTTCCCTTTATTAAAACCATCTTTAACGACATCTTCTATAGAGTCCGATTGTTCTTCGATTACTTCCCCTGATTTAAGAACAAAATT
This portion of the Olleya sp. Bg11-27 genome encodes:
- a CDS encoding GNAT family N-acetyltransferase yields the protein MSTKLEIIPFDNIYSNDFYVLNREWLETYFYIEPFDEAVLSNPKDHIIDKGGFIFFAKLDTQIVGTYAFMPLKDQSGFELTKMAVSPNLRGQKIGQQLLTHCLNFAKINHFSRLLLYSNTTLENAIYLYKKIGFKEIPLEKESPYKRSDIKMEFDLNA
- a CDS encoding Crp/Fnr family transcriptional regulator, yielding MFEKGEKYYIEIYNYITSFYPMSKDSFDQMLSASSCKQLKAGDVLVDSGDVPSKIYMLNKGVMRSYVRLENGKEVTKSLFLPIIILASFDALLNQSPSNSIYESLTDCDIFVLEYFEFKALCESNIEILGFYAKFLETLICEKDKKHIELLTMGGKARYLNLRKMIPNIDNLIPQYQIAKYLSITPVQLSRIRSKL
- the hutI gene encoding imidazolonepropionase, translated to MSILITNIQELLQVREENTLKLSGHQMKELPTIKDAYLLIDNDTIVDFGSMIDISNIKADKIIDATGKLVLPTWCDSHTHIVYAGDRSQEFVDRINGLSYEDIANRGGGIINSAKTLQNTSEDELYNQSISRLKSVMKLGTGAIEIKSGYGLTPDAELKMLRVIKRIKKDFPLKVKATFLGAHALPLEYKDNKQGYLDQIINVMLPQIAKENLAHYIDIFCEKGYFDLNDTEQILKAGQQYNLTPKIHVNQFNAFGGIALGVKYNALSVDHLEELNSEDIEVLKGSDTIAVALPSCSYFLSIPYTPGRQIIDAGLPLALASDYNPGSTPSGNMNFVVSTACIKMRLTPEEAINAATINGAYAMGISNQYGSVTKGKKANLIITKPISSYNYLPYAFGDNHIDTVIINGEVI
- a CDS encoding formimidoylglutamase, with translation MDKLILLNNSIANKILNIRSGETKFGEHAQFLTSVSNIYDTLKALDVSYVIFGIPEDVGVFANHGKPGTSSTWDATIKILLNTQSNAFNLSEKVLILGHLDFSTEQEELSKLKQDHPKHITKARKLVTEIDKHVVDLISTIVSAGKIPIAIGGGHNNAYGMIKGTSLALKQPVNSINFDAHTDFRALEGRHSGNGFSYAYAEGFLKRYFVFGLHENYTSSDILSQFNENKHLDYNTYEAIAVRHEKKFQGELHRAEAHVNKSKFGIEIDCDAILNTPSSAQTPSGFSVEKTRQFLHHFAALDNVNYLHICEAVAKKKNATQTGKLITYLITDFIRSNSKTND
- a CDS encoding chromosome partitioning protein ParA, which gives rise to MANNTASTGLKVALGIALALFIGTGIYTSSLYKDKKQNELELTQQKNDVLKDLNVMASKYDVALSENQVTNQNLVEARERIKGLIDSVQVSETNVKNLRRYYNKYNSLKREMDALLTENDRLKVENMHLATTLDSTNVRFEESRVFNDSLLIQNTALARVVENAAVLTTANLKGFGVIERNNGKLIPTERAGRSDKIRVCFTVAKNRLVQEGNKEFYIQVIDPSRKILGVNGQVTFEEQTLNYSIISKFNYENGNLDICEFVTNNTGSDFEKGRYQVNVFSANELVSSSEFTLK